One genomic region from Calypte anna isolate BGI_N300 chromosome 8, bCalAnn1_v1.p, whole genome shotgun sequence encodes:
- the ARHGAP29 gene encoding rho GTPase-activating protein 29, protein MLRQNGGTNKRGLGLARLSTSNFFTISNSGNWAMGRSTKSSSLSSISSNSECYDNPAVDPEYIMQLVNDVRKFADVLLYLKEAILSEENQDGLHQVVHERLGELLRVLKAVINKHQTLNSVGILSAAGTVIANVKAVNFKEVNEENKRELFSEIFSSIETLAFTFGNVVSDFLMGDADNGSSLGLPVSRRSRSFENLSVESGGSLHERDDIQGHLRAEEVDSMLLRNDSGIESALSYAKAWSKYTKDVVAWVEKRLSLEVECAKNLAKMAETAKAVVGHQDYMPFQSIFINAFQNDIESNQLWQQTAAALQSNKFVQPLLGRKNELDRQRKEIKELWQREQKKMQELESALRKAKVLYTQRQDEYEKAKSCTARAEEEHLSSSGSFVKDFSKQLEKKRRLEEEALQKAEEAHEHYKASMAEVEEKRNYLESFKSDVLTQLRELIYQCDLTLKAATVNLFQLQHAQVVSLPVNCQSLCESAKLYDPGQQYSEFVKSLPKEGVPVESGSFEIQSSQVDGVFNKQSTNSIHTSHGSLSHCSGDFPAQTLDDVGSPIYDRSQKIGEKRSSSSTDIQAIRGPPPFRSWSVGNQSGGMCSDSESAGGSSESRSMDSPSASPGDFKRRLPRTPSTGTMSSADDLDEREPPSPSDCGLNDLTSETANSPGPFRNANMSKAAQTHKLRKLRAPSKCRECDGLVVFHGAECEECSLACHKKCLETLAIQCGHKKLHGRLHLFGVEFAQAAKNAPDGIPFIIKKCTSEIESRALNVKGIYRVNGAKSRVEKLCQAFENGKDLVELSELYAHDISNVLKLYLRQLPEPLILFRLYNEFIGIAKESQNVNEELDTKQASPKSKKRQSLCIELNRIIIKIKDLLKQLPVPNYNTLQYLIAHLHRVTGQCDENKMSASNLGIIFGPTLIRPRQTDATVSLSSLVDYPYQARVVELLITYYEKIFDVSLKPLLSTSQSDETALTVRVALSADERESQQQRKSLFAVKEGILISPSESQVPETSALFFESNNIKNKKEQADASVTEFVSLPHTGTTQEDSGETNSLTESSATSISDTNISASKKTGEDSCKMNLFPVKPNRQITKVPLRVPRTKPATRPVSLPVDRMLPPCVLNERNSQNVGAVSPEKLGRSPTIEEVSEVKAVPAVDTCCRFPCYDSQMLQKAWDKQYKQYDITARTAMIMTNVPQENQALESGTAGALSSSCSTGNHSPNAILPSKPYSISARSGRTAIEGNSSDANPLAAFRAPRTLQPPPGTFYKPPSNKPKQKEEDSFAKACEPTSVSSVLHQDNTVKLARSSALPSGDPEQKTSSEDIHPTDLKPAYQRLRLKRIQELEHREAHFV, encoded by the exons CGGTGAACTTCAAAGAagttaatgaagaaaataagagagaactcttcagtgaaatattttcttctattgaAACATTAGCATTCACCTTTGGAAACGT TGTTTCAGACTTCCTTATGGGAGATGCTGACAATGGCTCGTCATTGGGACTTCCTGTATCTCGGAGAAGTCGG TCTTTTGAGAACCTTTCTGTGGAGTCTGGGGGTTCACTTCATGAAAGGGATGATATCCAAG GACATCTTCGAGCGGAGGAAGTTGACAGCATGCTCCTAAGAAATGACAGTGGAATTGAATCAGCCCTGTCCTATGCTAAAGCGTGGTCAAAATATACCAAGGATGTTGTCGCATGGGTAGAAAAAAGGCTTAGCTTGG AAGTGGAGTGTGCTAAAAACTTAGCAAAAATGGCTGAAACTGCTAAAGCTGTTGTTGGACACCAG GATTATATGCCATTCCAATCTATATTCATTAATGCTTTCCAAAATGATATTGAGAGCAATCAACTTTGGCAacaaacagctgctgctcttcagtcCAACAAATTTGTGCAG CCTCTTCTTGGAAGGAAAAACGAGTTGGATagacaaaggaaagaaatcaagGAGCTTTGGCAGcgagaacagaaaaaaatg CAAGAGCTGGAATCAGCTCTGAGGAAGGCCAAGGTGCTTTATACGCAGCGTCAAGATGAGTATGAAAAGGCAAAATCTTGTACTGCTCGTGCTGAGGAGGAGCATCTTAGCTCAAGTGGAAGCTTTGTGAAAGATTTCagcaaacagctggaaaaaaaacgAAGGCTGGAAGAGGAAGCTCTTCAAAAA GCTGAAGAGGCACATGAACACTATAAAGCAAGCATGGCAGAggttgaagaaaaaaggaattatttggAAAGCTTTAAAAGTGATGTTTTAACGCAGCTTCGGGAGCTTATTTACCAGTGTGATCTTACTCTTAAAGCT GCAACGGTTAACTTGTTCCAGCTGCAACATGCTCAGGTTGTATCTCTTCCAGTTAATTGCCAGTCTCTCTGTGAGAGTGCCAAACTTTATGATCCTGGTCAGCAGTATTCAGAATTTGTGAAAAGTTTACCAAAAGAGGGTGTTCCTGTTGAATCAGGTTCTTTTGAAATCCAGAGTTCCCAGGTTGATGG GGTTTTTAATAAGCAATCAACCAACAGTATCCATACATCACATGGCAGCTTGTCTCACTGTTCTGGAGATTTTCCTGCTCAGACGTTAGATGATGTGGGAAGCCCAATTTATGATCGTTCACAAAAGATTGGTGAGAAGAGatcttccagcagcacagataTCCAAG ccATACGAGGGCCACCACCATTTAGATCATGGTCAGTTGGCAACCAGAGTGGAGGAATGTGCAGTGATTCTGAAAGTGCAGGGGGAAGCAGCGAGTCACGATCCATGGATTCTCCATCTGCCAGCCCAG GGGATTTTAAAAGACGACTTCCCCGAACACCTTCCACTGGTACTATGTCATCTGCAGATGATCTTGATGAAAGAGAGCCACCATCTCCTTCAGACTGTG GTTTAAATGATCTGACATCTGAAACTGCAAATTCTCCAGGACCTTTTAGAAATGCTAATATGtccaaagcagcacagacacacaaactTCGGAAGCTGAGAGCTCCATCTAAATGCAGAGAATGTGATGGCTTAGTGGTGTTTCATGGAGCTGAATGTGAGGAG TGTTCGCTTGCATGCCATAAAAAATGTTTAGAGACATTAGCTATTCAGTGTGGGCACAAAAAACTTCATGGAAGGCTTCACTTGTTTGGAGTGGAATTTGCCCAAGCTGCTAAAAATGCTCCTGATGGCATTCCCTTCATCATTAAAAAGTGTACATCCGAAATTGAAAGCAGAGCACTGAATGTCAAG GGCATCTATCGTGTGAATGGAGCCAAATCAAGAGTTGAAAAGCTTTGTCAAgcttttgaaaatggaaaggatTTGGTCGAGCTTTCAGAACTCTATGCACATGATATTAGCAATGTTCTCAAGTTGTATCTCCGCCAG CTTCCAGAACCCTTGATTTTGTTTCGACTTTACAATGAGTTCATTGGAATTGCGAAAGAAAGCCAGAATGTTAATGAGGAATTGGACACCAAACAAGCTAGTCCCAAATCAAAGAAAAGACAGTCACTCTGTATTGAACTAAATAGGATcatcattaaaattaaagatCTTCTGAAACAACTTCCTGTACCAAACTATAACACTCTTCAGTACCTTATTGCACACCTTCACAG GGTTACAGGACAgtgtgatgaaaataaaatgtcagcCAGCAACCTTGGCATAATATTTGGTCCAACACTGATCAGACCACGTCAAACAGATGCTACAGTTTCTTTGTCATCACTTGTGGATTATCCTTATCAGGCCCGTGTAGTAGAGCTCCTCATAACATACTATGAAAAGATATTTGATGTTTCCTTGAAACCACTTTTGAGCACATCTCAGTCTGATGAAACTGCCCTTACAGTCAGAGTTGCTTTGTCAGCAGATGAGAGGGAGTCACAACAGCAGAGGAAGTCACTCTTTGCTGTAAAGGAA GGTATTCTGATATCTCCAAGTGAAAGCCAAGTTCCTGAAAcatctgcattattttttgAATCAAACAATatcaagaataaaaaagaacaagcagATGCATCTGTAACTG AATTTGTATCATTGCCACACACTGGAACTACACAAGAAGACTCTGGGGAGACTAATTCTCTGACAGAATCATCAGCTACCAGTATTTCAGATACTAATATTTCTGCTTCAAAAAAGACAG GTGAAGACAGCtgtaaaatgaatttatttcctGTGAAACCGAACCGTCAGATTACCAAAGTTCCACTGCGGGTTCCAAGGACAAAACCAGCAACTCGACCTGTGAGCTTACCTGTAGACAGAATGCTTCCTCCATGTGTTTTGAATGAAAGAAATTCACAAAATGTGGGAGCAGTAAGTCCAGAGAAGCTTGGCAGGAGCCCTACGATTGAAGAAGTTTCAGAGGTGAAGGCAGTCCCTGCTGTTGATACCTGCTGCAGATTTCCTTGTTATGACAGTCAGATGCTGCAAAAAGCTTGGGACAAGCAATACAAACAATATGATATCACAGCAAGGACAGCAATGATCATGACTAATGTGCCCCAGGAGAACCAAGCACTTGAGAGTGGAACTGCAGGTGCCTTGTCTTCCTCATGCAGCACTGGTAACCATTCACCTAATGCCATTCTTCCCAGTAAGCCATATTCCATATCTGCCAGGTCAGGAAGGACAGCAATAGAAGGAAATAGTTCTGATGCTAATCCTCTTGCTGCCTTCAGGGCACCAAGAACATTGCAGCCACCTCCCGGGACATTTTATAAACCGCCCTctaacaaaccaaaacaaaaggagGAGGATTCTTTTGCTAAAGCTTGTGAACCAACCAGTGTTAGCTCTGTGCTTCACCAGGATAATACCGTGAAACTGGCTAGGAGCTCTGCACTTCCATCAGGTGATCCTGAACAAAAAACTAGCTCAGAGGATATTCATCCCACAGATCTGAAGCCTGCTTATCAGAGATTGAGACTGAAAAGGATACAAGAACTGGAACACAGGGAAGCTCATTTTGTATAG